The following are encoded in a window of Ensifer adhaerens genomic DNA:
- a CDS encoding thermonuclease family protein: protein MPALFAALVIVHGPAEAADYSGRARVIDGDTISIRNQRIRIAAIDACERDQTGLKDGKVWRCGVAARSYLGKMIDGQHVRCDIIDQDQYRRLVGQCFIGDVDIGLAMVKAGLAEAMLRYLPATHSISEVEYGQAENRARDNGFGMWSAEIESPHEYRRSKSSRIP from the coding sequence TTGCCGGCGCTTTTCGCCGCGCTTGTCATCGTTCACGGTCCGGCGGAGGCCGCGGATTATTCCGGCCGTGCCCGCGTGATCGATGGCGACACCATCAGCATCCGGAATCAGCGAATCAGGATAGCGGCGATCGATGCTTGCGAGCGCGACCAGACCGGATTGAAAGACGGAAAGGTTTGGCGCTGTGGCGTCGCAGCGCGCAGCTATCTTGGGAAAATGATCGACGGCCAGCACGTTCGCTGCGACATCATCGATCAGGATCAGTATCGCCGCCTGGTGGGCCAGTGCTTCATTGGAGACGTCGACATCGGCCTTGCGATGGTAAAGGCAGGACTGGCGGAGGCAATGCTACGGTATCTGCCGGCGACCCACTCGATCAGCGAGGTCGAGTACGGCCAGGCCGAGAACCGCGCCCGCGATAACGGCTTTGGCATGTGGTCGGCCGAGATCGAGAGCCCGCACGAATACCGCCGTTCCAAATCGTCCCGGATACCGTGA
- a CDS encoding antitoxin VbhA family protein produces the protein MNVHSRRPDRSPEAIEKRRKAAEQARAANIRQGYVHDPALEEATARYVAGDITREEYRQLMIEPPVR, from the coding sequence ATGAATGTTCATTCCCGCCGTCCGGATCGTTCCCCGGAAGCCATCGAGAAGCGGCGCAAGGCCGCCGAGCAGGCGCGCGCTGCCAATATCCGGCAGGGCTACGTTCACGATCCTGCCCTCGAGGAGGCGACCGCGCGGTATGTTGCCGGCGACATCACCCGCGAGGAATACCGGCAGCTCATGATCGAGCCGCCTGTCAGATAA
- a CDS encoding DUF736 family protein — translation MNITNYIQFDGDNLDTAKGAGLISTIDRDMDIKVVPFASENEKAPTHRVYAKSPRGHDIEVGGIWKKENQDGKPYYTLSIRKLRYNANLGRFPGQDDASLQAIIEWEPRD, via the coding sequence ATGAACATCACCAACTACATCCAGTTCGACGGCGACAACCTCGACACCGCAAAGGGCGCCGGCCTCATCTCCACCATCGACCGCGACATGGACATCAAGGTTGTGCCGTTCGCGTCCGAGAATGAAAAGGCCCCGACGCACCGCGTCTACGCCAAGTCACCGCGCGGTCATGACATCGAGGTCGGCGGCATCTGGAAGAAAGAGAACCAGGACGGCAAGCCGTACTACACCCTGTCGATCCGCAAGCTTCGCTACAACGCCAATCTCGGCCGGTTCCCCGGCCAGGACGACGCCTCTTTGCAGGCGATCATCGAATGGGAACCACGCGATTAA
- the repC gene encoding plasmid replication protein RepC has product MGNTQIHQRPIGRRITPQRAQFRRLAESADIGTVTRAQLAVLAQSLTCTGLINGTESHLLVALINTVPAESFDRSGRPIVFKSNQQLAFEIGRSVGRVSRMLSSLFDAGLITMQDSGNYKRYPIRNGDGEITDGCGIDLRILILRYAELDELVRQVRAQKKAADAALRRYRGALRNARYALSAAARLSEDSLSRIGARIDRVSNIVGIAGKASSRVLRRATDLLEWLIERMMQLPRRSAEAQETQNMTCPYVENGMHKQITTPHPFDESNQERRSAKAGSASNWAFEESLRRGRSEINQPRRLPQAMVALQDVLRAVPALKTYGFAPSSWADLARAVPLMCRFAGISEDARARAVEQMGEQQAAVAVAVTLEKYDRQEVSSPGGYLRAMTDRAAAGELHLARSVFGLAARNSMEVRH; this is encoded by the coding sequence ATGGGGAATACCCAAATTCATCAGCGGCCAATCGGCCGCAGGATAACGCCGCAGCGTGCGCAATTCCGGCGTCTGGCAGAGTCGGCGGATATCGGAACCGTGACGCGTGCCCAATTGGCCGTGCTTGCTCAAAGCCTGACATGCACAGGGCTAATCAACGGGACCGAAAGCCACCTGTTAGTCGCGTTGATCAATACGGTTCCCGCTGAATCATTCGACAGGTCCGGCCGTCCGATCGTATTCAAGTCGAACCAGCAACTGGCCTTCGAAATTGGCCGGTCGGTCGGTCGCGTCAGCCGCATGCTATCCAGCCTCTTCGACGCTGGCCTGATCACGATGCAGGACAGTGGCAACTACAAGCGCTATCCCATCCGCAATGGCGACGGCGAGATCACGGACGGTTGCGGAATCGACCTTCGCATCCTGATCTTGCGATATGCCGAGCTTGACGAGCTCGTGAGACAGGTTCGGGCTCAGAAGAAAGCCGCCGACGCGGCGCTACGGCGCTACCGCGGGGCGCTTCGCAATGCTCGCTATGCCCTCTCGGCCGCCGCGCGTCTCTCGGAGGATTCTTTGAGCCGTATCGGCGCCCGGATAGATCGGGTGAGCAACATTGTCGGAATCGCCGGCAAGGCATCGAGTCGCGTGCTGCGCCGGGCAACGGATCTTCTGGAGTGGTTGATAGAGCGGATGATGCAGCTCCCGCGCCGATCGGCAGAAGCGCAAGAAACGCAAAATATGACATGCCCGTATGTCGAAAACGGCATGCACAAACAGATTACAACCCCTCATCCCTTTGACGAGAGTAATCAGGAACGGCGTTCGGCTAAGGCTGGCTCCGCCAGCAACTGGGCTTTTGAAGAAAGCCTGAGGCGAGGCCGGAGCGAAATCAACCAGCCACGGCGCTTGCCGCAGGCAATGGTGGCATTGCAAGACGTGCTTAGGGCCGTGCCAGCGCTGAAGACCTACGGGTTTGCCCCCAGCAGTTGGGCCGACCTAGCGCGGGCCGTGCCGCTGATGTGCCGGTTTGCCGGGATCTCCGAGGATGCCCGCGCCCGCGCGGTCGAGCAGATGGGCGAGCAGCAAGCCGCCGTCGCCGTTGCCGTGACACTTGAGAAATACGACCGGCAGGAAGTTAGCTCGCCGGGAGGCTATTTGCGGGCTATGACGGACCGCGCCGCCGCGGGCGAACTGCATCTCGCCCGCTCTGTCTTCGGGCTCGCTGCCCGAAATTCCATGGAGGTCAGACATTGA
- a CDS encoding Fic/DOC family protein has product MADDRPKGSYTYPTTSDDPDRTNVLKNRWGIETHSELRVKEYRATAVRMQEIAEGDGPKGNFDKAHLKAIHGYIFQDVYEWAGHTRNESPLVEGQRVEPIGGLSKGGTSFLPGSRIEMGLDEALKPIRDPRALRNATPEEFADRAAKVLSELNYVHPFREGNGRAQEAFISELGRHYGREIDFSVITRPRIIEASIETTNDPSSPAMKHVIEDAMNPARREAIRSAFEDLREVGEEPLQHHVRTARPGEEITGTVLGHDDRIASLVTDQGIVVADRADLPERLPDDGEITFTARSDLSRVTREQPAQEAQSQAAPSRQPQQDHDSELKAIEAQMAAQRSRERDDDDRGR; this is encoded by the coding sequence ATGGCTGATGACCGCCCCAAAGGCTCCTACACCTACCCCACAACGTCAGACGATCCGGACCGGACGAACGTTTTAAAAAACAGATGGGGAATTGAAACCCATTCCGAGCTTCGCGTGAAAGAGTATCGCGCGACCGCCGTGCGGATGCAGGAAATTGCTGAAGGAGACGGCCCGAAAGGCAATTTCGACAAGGCTCACCTGAAGGCGATTCACGGCTACATTTTTCAGGATGTCTACGAATGGGCCGGTCATACGCGCAACGAGAGTCCCCTCGTCGAGGGACAGCGCGTAGAGCCGATCGGCGGACTCTCCAAGGGCGGCACGTCCTTCCTGCCCGGTTCGCGCATAGAAATGGGCCTGGACGAGGCGCTGAAGCCGATCCGAGATCCGCGGGCCCTTCGCAATGCAACGCCGGAGGAGTTTGCTGACCGGGCCGCAAAGGTCCTCTCAGAGCTGAACTATGTGCATCCATTCAGAGAGGGCAACGGGCGTGCCCAGGAGGCGTTTATTTCCGAGCTGGGCCGCCATTACGGCCGAGAGATCGATTTTTCCGTAATCACCAGGCCGCGCATAATCGAGGCGTCGATCGAGACTACGAACGACCCGTCCAGTCCCGCAATGAAGCATGTGATAGAGGACGCGATGAACCCGGCCCGCCGGGAGGCCATTCGATCCGCATTCGAAGATTTGCGCGAGGTCGGCGAAGAGCCTCTGCAACACCATGTTCGCACCGCCCGCCCGGGCGAGGAGATCACAGGAACGGTTCTCGGCCACGACGATCGCATTGCCAGCCTTGTGACCGATCAAGGAATTGTCGTCGCCGACCGCGCGGATCTGCCGGAGAGATTGCCGGACGACGGGGAAATTACCTTCACTGCCCGATCGGACTTGTCCCGAGTGACGCGAGAGCAGCCGGCCCAGGAGGCGCAATCGCAGGCGGCGCCATCGAGGCAGCCACAGCAGGACCATGACTCGGAGTTGAAGGCGATCGAGGCGCAAATGGCGGCACAGCGCAGTCGTGAGCGCGACGACGACGATCGTGGGCGGTAA